The following DNA comes from Moritella sp. 24.
ATTGTTGACGCTAACTGGGATCGTGCTTATGATCGTGAAACAGCAGTTTACCCTGTTGCTTACGTGAAGAAAGACAAGTTCTGGCCTACAGTAAACCGCATCGATGATGTGTATGGTGACCGTAATTTATTCTGCTCATGCCCACCTGTTGAATCGTATAACGATTAATTTTGGTGATAAGTACGATCAATAGAGTTGGAAACCGATTCAAAAGAGTTGGAAACTGACAAATAAAGTTGGAAACTTCAACTGATTTAAAAGCGAGTTCTGCGAAAGTGGAACTCGCTTTTTTATATTAAATAAATATGATGTAGAGTTATGAATACGTTATATTTTGTAGATGCGTAGTTGCTTACATAGGCTAATTATTTATAACGCTAGCTACTACTAGCAAAAGTGTTAATGTTGCTCGGAGCTGTGGCGATTAAGCTAAACAGGTCTGAGTGATTATGTCTCTGTACTATCACGTTAATGGATATTTAGATTGAAAAAATAAGGAGTGTATTGTGCTTCCAACTTTTGATTATAGACAGTGGTATCAAACAGAAATTAACTCCATGGATGAGTTAAATAAGATGCTTTTTGACGTCGATTTTAATGAAGATCGTTATTATCGAGGGATGTCTAATTATGACTTTGTTTGTATTTCGACGCTTTATAGGTATTTTATAAACTCAAGAAACTTACTTTGGTCTAAGCAAGAAGTTGGTTTTAATACACAAATCATGCTACCTGAATTTGACCTTCAAGACTATTCAGACTTGTCTTTTAAAATTCTTGATGTGTTTTATGATAACTTATTAACTCTTGGTTCCAAGGAGTTAAACTTAAATTCAATTGCATATTTAGCCCAGCATTATGGGCTACCTACCGACCTAATAGATTTTACCTTAGATCCTAAAGTGGCACTATATTTTGCTTGTTCTGAATATCCAGAAAAAGATTGTAGTGTTTATATGTGTGATATTTATGCCCATGTAAAAAGAATGATAAACGCTTGTAGTGATCCAGGTGACCTTGGGTTTAATCTGTTTAATGAAGATAAAACACGTATGAGTCCAGAGCAAGCAAGTGCGTATGCTATAAAAAGTTGTACAACAATTACGAGAAGTCCTCCAGAAAATAGCGTTACTATAACACCCATAATTGAGCTAGATGAAATAAAATACAGTCAGCGTATTCGTAATCAAAAAGGAGTGTTTGTTTATAATTTATCAACAATTCCTTTTGATCAGCTTATGTATACAGCTTCTCCAGAGACATCCTATCAAGGGCGTAGAATATACAAAATCAAAGGAAGTCTCAAAAAACAGATTATTAGAGAATTAGATGAAAAATATGGAATCAATAAAAATTATATATATCCAAATATAAGTGAGGACCCGAATTTAGAAATTATTAGAGAGGCTGTTCGATTAACTAAGGATAGGTTTAACCTATAAATACTCTGCTGTAGTTAAGTGTTATTTTACTTGAATGATTTTATATTTGAAATCAGGCTATTACTTACTGTTTATGGCTGAATATAGCAGTTTTAAGGTATGATATTGTAACTTTGTAACTTTGTAACTTTGTAAGTATGTAAGATATAGGAGGGATAAATTTGATTCGTAATTTGTTGATTTTTGGTAATGGATTAGGAATGGCTCTTAATCATCAGTATTTTTCTTTAGCTAGAGGATTGGCAACTGTTTGGCAGGGCACTGAACATTTTGATGATGCTAAAAAAAGGTTAATCATCGGGTCAATCGAAGATGTTGGTGAGCATGAATCACCACAAGGTGAACATCAATTAGAAAAACTACAAATCGCAATTGTTGCCAGTGATTATTTGAAATCTTTAGAAACAGAAGATTCACCTAGTTGGCTCACTGAAGATGCTGCTCAATTACCTGTTGCTTATAAAAAATTCATGCATGAGGTAGCTTTTTATTTTCATCAATCGGATTCGTATTTACCAGCCCCTTTTCTTGCATCGCTTTCTAACTATATTAGAGAATCTAAATCTCATATAGCTACATTGAACTATGATAACTTGCTCTATGATGGGCTTAAAGATCACGGAGTGCTAAGTGGATTTGATTTACTAATTGATGGTTTTACAAGAGGGTTAGGGTTTTCTAGTCACAACTTAGATAGGCACAGACCTAGAACTCAAGCATGGTATATGCATCTACACGGTTCGCCTTTATATCAAGGAAATCGTAAGCTACTGTGTGAAGAACGAAATAATGTGCAGGGACATGAGAAAAGTCATATTGTATTAACTCATGTGAAGCATAAGCCAATGATTATTGACTCATCTCCAATTCTTAGTGAATATTGGCGGAGGTTGCCAACAGCACTAAATGAAGTTAGCTGTGTTGTTTTGATTGGTTATTCTGGCGAAGATGTTCATTTAAATAGAAAAATATTGGAACATAGCCGTGAAAAAAATATTCATATTATTGAATATTTAGGAAGTGGAACACGGGCAGAACGAAGAGTATATTGGGCACGTAAACTACCTAATATGAATATTACTTTGCATCAACCTGAATCAATTTTAGAATTTGTCGATTGGTTTGCACTGGAGTAAACATCCAGTAACAGAATCAAACCGGCGATAATTACAGTCGATATTAGTAGCTTTGAGGTGATTTAAACGTTTTAATGTGGTACTGCCTAGTTAACCTCAATATATCCTTTTCCCGAAGCTTGATTTAAAATAGTTGTGTTTAATGTCAATGACTTAAAGGTATCTGTATGATAGTGTTGATAGCTATCATTTGCGTTAAAACTGAACTCTTAGAATCCTGACTGTTGAAAAGGGCCTAAGAAAATAGGCATAAGCCAGATAATACTATTTTTTATTAAGGGAATGTAATATATGCCAACCACTACGGTGCATAACCCAGATCAGTACATGTATGATTTTCGCCACTTGCTCACGCATAATAAAAAAAAGATTGGGATTCTTATAGGTGCAGGAGCCCCTGTTAGTATTAATATTGCAGAACTAAATAATCCAAGAATTCCGCTAATACCTGATATTGCAGGCTTAACAAAGATTGTCTATCAAGGTTTAGATGAGCTTAAAGAGAAACCTGCGTTTGATGCATTAGCCGCCGAACTTGGGGATACGAATATTGAGCTAATACTTTCAAGGGTTCGTTCTCTCGCAGAAGTGATTGGTCAGTTTGAAGTTCATGGTTTAGATGCCACTGGATATAATCAATTATCTAAAAAAATATGTCTTATAATCAAAGAGGTTGTAAACAAAGAGCTACCTGAAGGTGAGAACCCATATAGTCACCTAGTGTCTTGGATTAACGGTATTAATCGAGATTTTGCAGTCGAAATATTCACAACAAATTATGACCTTCTTTTAGAGGAAGCTATGGAGAGAGCTAGAACTCCGTACTTTGATGGATTTTCTGGTTCAAAAAGTGCTTTCTTTGACCCATCGAGTATATCTAGTAATGATTTACCTGCTAAATGGATTCGGCTGTGGAAATTGCATGGCTCAATAAATTGGTTAAAAAATGAAAAAGGTGAGGTTGTAAGAGGTGATTGTGATTCTGAAGGCGCTATGGTTTACCCATCACATATAAAATATGATCAGACTCAATCTGCACCATTTTCTTCATTATTTGATAGACTTAAAAATTTTTTATTAGAACCTGATACTCTCTTGTTAACTTCTGGCTTTTCTTTTGCCGATGCCCACATTACCGCAAAGCTTGATGAATGTTTGTCTGAAAACCGTTCTTCAGCAATTTTTGCATTTCAGTTTAAGACATTGGCTGAAGAAATACATGCCACTCAAGCTGCAAGTCGGAATCCTAATATAAGTGTTTATTGTTCCGATGGCGCAGTTATAAATGGCGTAGCAGCACCTTGGGCTATTGGTGAGCCGCCAAGTAAGAACTGGAATATTATTCGAAACGAATACTGGACTGCTCAAGATAATAAATTTGGTCTTGGGGATTTTGTGTCTTTTGCTAAGTTTTTAGCTAGTTCAGGAGGATCATTATCGATGACGCCTGAGTTAATTGATGAAAAAACAGAAGGACTGGGAAATGAATGAAATGCCCACTTTTCTAGGGACCATTACTTCTGTTTCTGGAGCATCAATTTATGTCGAACTAACACCTCAAGTGAAATCGGGGTTACTCATAATTGAAGGTAAAACACATCGAATTGGCCAAGTAGGTAGTTTTGTTCGGATTCCACAAGGGTACAATAATCTTTTTGGAGTAATCTCGGAAACGTCAGAGCAATCTGATGGAGATGTTAGAGGTAAAAAAATATCAAGCAGGCAAATAAAAGTTGAATTAGTTGGTGAAGCTATAGGACCTGATTTTGAAAGAGGGATAAGTCAATTTCCATCGATATCTGAAGATGTTCATCTTGTTACTGAAGATGATCTTAAGAATATTTACGGATCTTATGAAAATGGTCAGATTACTATTGGTAGGTTATCGAGCTCCGATAGCATTAATGTCAGTATTGACTTGGATAGCTTGATCAATAAACACAGTGCTATTTTAGGTTCAACAGGCTCAGGAAAATCAACCAGCGTTGCAAGCCTAATGAGATCTATCGTCACCTCGCATACAACTGAAGTCTTAATGCCATCTGCAAGGATCGTTATTTTTGATTTACATGGAGAGTATTCATCTGCATTGAATGACATTGCTGATGTATTTTCAATTGGTGAGGAAGAAGGAACAAAAAAATTGTTCATTCCATATTGGTGTGTTGCACCTGAAAGCTTGATTGATTTTTTGTGTGGACCAAATTCAGACCTTAAAAATAAATTTATAGATTTGATTGTTCGAGAGAAAATTGAGTTTGCAGAAAAAAATAAACATTTAAATTTAGATGTCGAAAAAATAACACCATATACTCCAATCCCTTTTCGGCTTAAAAATATTTGGTACGATTTGTACTATATGGATAGTATGAATTGGAAAGAGAAAGAAATGATAAATCCGGCATATTCTGATGATGGTGAAGGTAATGCTGAAGGGCTTGTCGCACCTCGTTTTTGTCCGCCGAAAACTACAATAGAAGGTTTTGTAAAAAAAGGAGGTGATAATCGATGGAAAAAGAATTTAGACGCAATGCGATCTAAGCTCTTGGATAATCAATATTCTTTTTTTCTAAACCCGGGAGAATGGACTCCAAGTAACGATTTTAAGATAGAAAAAGATTTACCCGAGCTAATAAAAGATTGGATTGGTGGTGAGAAACCTATCACGATTCTTGACCTTTCAGGTATGCCATCTGAGCGTTTAGATCTTTTACTTGGATCTATGCTAGATATTCTCTTTGAGTCAGCCATTTGGGGGCGAAACCTTGACTCTGGAATGAAGAAAATTCCTCTACTTTTAGTTATGGAAGAAGCTCATCGTTATCTATCGACAGATAATACAGGCTTATCTAAATCAATGGTTAGAAGGATCGCTAAGGAAGGACGGAAATTTGGCGTAGGCTCAATGTTAATTAGTCAAAGACCTTCGGAAATTGATGAAACAATTCTATCTCAGTGTGGGACATTATTCTCTCTGCGTATCAGCAATGCGGCGGACAGAAGTAGAGTGAAGTCAGCTATGTCAGATAGCCTGTCAGGAATAGTCGACTCCCTTCCTATTTTAAGAACGGGTGAAGCGATAGTGACAGGTGAGGCCGCAAAGCTACCAATGCGATTCAAATTTAGAATTCCAAAAGAAGATCAGTTCCCTAATAGTCATGACCCTAAAGTTACAGATAGTTGGTCAAAGAAAGAAGAAAAACATGATTTCAAAGATTTAGTGAGCTCATGGAGATCGCAGAATATTACTAACAAATAATTGATGGAGAACTTATGGAAAGGCAACTTGTAGAATCGAGCAATTTAGTATCAGTTGGATATGACCACGATAGCTCTACTCTGGAAATAGAGTTTAGAAGAAGTACTTATCAATATTTTGATGTGCCACATTATATATATGAAGAACTTATGAACTCCGGTTCAAAAGGGGCATTTCATCATCAAAATATTAAAACCGCGTATTCGTTCGCACAAATTTAAGGCTTGGAGGAGATTGTTACTTGAGTGAAAATATTAAGAAAAAAGCTAATGACGACAGAGCTGAGCTTGAGGTTGTGGACGCAGGTAACCGTTCGAGTATTCATGAGTTAATATCGAATTGGTTAGTAAGATTGGCTGATGCCCAAATGGCTCATTATGTCCAGTCAGAAAGGCTTTACTTTAAAGCTAACATAAGTGGTTATGCTTTGATTACTAGCTCAACGATTGTAACTGCTATGTTATTTATGAACGCTGTAGGGGCATGGAAGTTATTGTTAGTTATTATGAGTATTTCATCCGCCACGCTTTCAGGTGTTGTATCGTTTTCTCGATTTGCCGAAAAAGCAGAACAGCATCGTTCTGCCGCAGGCTGTTATGGTAAATTGAGAAGGCAGCTAGAAAAATTAAATACAATTAAATCAAGCTTAAATGATAATGACCTTGATAAACAATTGAAAATATTAAGAATAGAGTGGGAGTATACTTCTCAGAATGCTCCTTTAACTCCATATTCAGCTCTTAAGAAAGTGATGAAGTTAAAGGAGGAACAAAAAAAGAAGTTAAAATAAATATAACAATTAAGTCTTTTAATTGTAGTTGAATATTAAGCTATTCTTTTCGGGAGTAGCTTTTCTAATTACGTCTCTGATATTGCATTGATATTGAGGAAAATTATTTTTTAATTTTTAAATCACTAGGACTCAAGCCTAACTTCTCAAGAGCTCGTTTATATCTAACCCTAACAGTGTCTTGTTTTTCGTTATACAGTTCGGCTAAATATTTAAACCTATTACCATCAAGGCGCTGCATGATTAATGTATATTCATCTCTAGTGAGTTTTTTTTGTGATAAGTAATCGTTTAATTTTTTAATCGCCTCAGGTTCATAATCTTCAATATCAGATCTTAAAACCTCTGAGTTCACTGCCATCCAATCTTCGTCAGTTTGTGTATCGAAATTTACTCTAGAATGCCGAGCTCTTACTGCAAATCGCTTGCCGTTTTCCTTAGTTCTATCTTCCTCAATTGGGAATTGCTCCTCTCGCTCACCTTTATCTATTTTATTGGTGTTAATGTCATGAGACCAACGAATACAGCGAGTGTCACATTCTTTGCTTACTACGCCAATAATGTAGCGTTCAAGGTGATTCTTTTCAGTTTTAAATTGATCCCATAGTTTGGCTTGTCTAGCTTGACAGGCATCTACAGTCGTAAATTTTTCAGTTTGTTTCTTACGGATACCTTGGAGCAAGCTAAGTTGAGCATTAGCCACAAAATCTTCAGCCATTTGAGTATATTCAGTAGATTGTACTCCGATGAATACGACTAACTTTTTTCTGACTATATTTTTAGCTTTTTCTATCACCTTCGCACCTTCATGTGCAACAGCAGTTTCAAATTCCAAGATTTGTTTCTGGTTAATACTCATCGTACTCAAATTCCTTTTCCGATTTTTGAATCAATTTATATGGAAAGCCATTTTAAATTTATGGATTGTATTACTGAACATAATTTTTTTTCACATTTAATGTCAATAGTAAGCAATACATTAGAAACCATCATAAAACAAAATTAGCTGGCTAATCTATTGAATTTAAAAAAATAGAAAAATAATTGTCCGTTTTTTCTAGGTCGTTGGATTAAGTATGTGAAATGAAATTTTATATATTTTATTAAATATAAACGGGATGTCAGTCGTGCGTTAAATCGTTCGTCACATATTATAACACTAACTAATTCAATGGTTTAAGTTGGTTTTATTTGTGTGGAAAACTTGACAACTTGATAGTTGATATCCATTTTTAATCTAGAGCTTAAATTTAACTACATTTAGGATTACCAATGAAAAAGAGCGTAAAGCAACCACTTATCACCCAAACCGAAATAAATAAAATGGATAATTTTAATCGGGATATAAAAAAGAATGGCTATCGCCCATGGGTGACGGTTCGAGGGTCTCATACCCATGGACAGGGGCACATAATTCATAGCTTTAAAACTAACAGAAATCACCATTTACTTTCTCGCGGAGAGCGCTTACCGTTTTTTATGTTTGAGCAAGATTCTACAGTGGTCGATATTCTTGAACAGTACCCTCTACCAATTTTTGAGACGATGAAAATTGCTGAAGAGCTTAATGTTGTTCATCCCGGAGCCTATAAGCAGCGTAAGAAATATAATAACCAGATCCCGGCTAAAGTGATGACAACAGATTTTGTCATTGTGAAAAGATTACTTTCAGGAAAGGTTGTTTTAAGCCCCTACAGTTTTAAATATTCGGGTGCGCTGGATATTACAAAACATGACATACGAAAATACCAACGAACGAAGCAAAAGCTCAAGATTGAAGAGCTTTATTGGGCTTCTCTAGGATTACAAATAGTTTTTTTGACTGAATGTGATTTTGATAAAACAGTTATCTATAATTTAGAGTTTTTTCGTGAATGCTTTGATTACCCCGAGTATCTAGATGTTGGCGAACAATTTAAAAATATTGTTTTGGGTCGTCTACAAAAGCGATTCCTATCCGAGCCGAAAGACACATTAAGACAGCATATTGATGCTGTTGCTGATGACCTTAATACCTCAAACTTTCAAGTATTATATTTATTTCAAGAAGCTGTATACCACAATGATTTGAAACTTGATTTATCAGAGCGAATTGAACTTTATCGTCCTCTTGCTCTATTAAATAAGGGGACTTCTCATGTTGCCTAATCAAAAATTAATTTCAAATAATAAAAATAAACTTGAGTGGCTAATCGTAGAGATAGCGGAGGATTTTGATCTTGTTGCATTCAGTGATTTACTAACTGTTCCGCCTAAGCGTCCGTTCACCAAGACAATTAGCGAAGTCTATGACTGGCTAGAGGAAGGCTCAGTTATTATCACACACCATCATTTTCCATATGCTATCCAGTTGCATGATGAAAAAATTCCACCTGACTGGTTAGAAAAAAGAGATTCAGCAGTCAATGCATTGTCCCCAATGATTGATGATCATGAATTACGTTTTCGTTATTTATTTGGTGATAGCGCGGGAATATTGACGTCACTAATAGCATCCTCAGGACGTAGTCGAAAGTTTGTTACAGGCTCAATAAATCGATTCTTTTCTCACGGAGGAATTAATAATTCTCTATTACCGCACTATTTTGCGAGTGGTTCGAATTATAAGTTACCTGTTATCCATACTGTTACTGGTAGTGGTGAGGTATGCATAGCATCGAAGAGAGGGCGGCATCAAAAATATGGTGAGCACCATAGAGGAATCAACCTGTCTGATATTAGAAATATCCAAGCATTTTCGAAAAAAATCCCGTCAGGAGACAAAGTCGTTCTCGCGGATCTTTATCTTAAATTTAACATGCAATATTTTCGTGTTGATATTAAGCCAAAGGGTCGTAAAAAATCAGATGAAAACAGAGAAATGGTTTCTTCTATACATATGATATTGCCGATGCAATACCGAGTATCGCAACGGGCTTTTAAATATCACCTTAAGAAGTTTGTTAGTAAATTAGATTTGATGCGAAAGCAAAAAGGATCGATCGGAAGTGCACGAGATTTAGCTGGTAAACCAGGCGTTGCTAGAGAAGGCCTTCGAGGCCCTACTTGCCGATATGAAATAGACTCGACCACGGCTGATTTATACATTCGTTACCCTTATTCGAACAATGAGCATCTTGCAACCGGTAGACCCAATATTTATTTGGTCATAGATACATATAGCGGAATGATTGTCGGTTTACATGTGGGGTTTGATGCCCCTAAATGGCACGGTGCTGCTCAAGCATTATTTAATGCAATGACAGATAAAGTTGAGTTTTGTGCAAAGTATGGTGTTGATATTACTCCTGAGGAGTGGCCTTGTAATCATCCATGTCGTGAAGTGACGTTTGACCGTGGAGGCGAGAATACAGACAAACATATTGAAAGCATGATTAAAATTAACACGGGCATTACAGCTGGTAATTTTAATGCTTATCATCGTGGCGATGCCAAAGGTACGGTTGAAAAAACATTCGACACTGTTCAAACGCAGGAAGTGAAATACGAAGCGGGAAAAGTGCTTAAAATTCCGAACAAGGATGCTCAGCATGCATCCCGTAAATCAGTTTACACCCTCGATGAGTTTATGCATCGATTAATTAAACGCATTATTTATCTAAATAACTATCAACCTCGTATCGATAGTCATAATTTTGAGATGTCTCGTGATGGAGTTGAGTTTACTTCGCAAGCTGTTTATTTGTGGGGTGTTAAAAATGCGGTAATGCGTCCAAGTGTGAGTAAAGATCAGCTTAGATATTCATTACTACCTGAAGGCAAAGCTTCTGTTCAAACTAAAGGCATTTTATTTCAGGGTTTATATTACAGTTGTAAAAAAATTGAAAATGACGACTGGCTAGCTAAAGCCCGAGTTGAAAAGCGCTGCAACATTAAGATTCGTTATTCTGATGTTTCTACTAGTCATATTTGGTGGCGTAATGAAGAGACTAAAGAATTGATTCAAATCGACCTTACGACCCGTAGTGAAGCATACAAAAATCAGCAGTGGGCTCATGTATTACATCGTGTAGAAATCGCTAAAGATGAGCTTGCGCGTATTCGTGATCGTAGCTTTATGGAACGTGCAAGTTTGGAGTTATCTCTGGAAGAGATGGAGAAAGAATTACGGTCAGCAGCAAAAGCACGTAACCATTCAGAAGCCAAAGGTATTCAGCCAAATATGAAGGTTATGAAACAGCTTGAGGCCGGGGTTCAAAAGGCGCAGGAATATAATGAAATTGTTCAAGACTTGTCATCTAAGTCGAATCAGGATGCTTCCGAAAAGCCAATTTCTAAGACCGAGAAAAGAGTCCAAAATTTATCCAATCCCAACATCATCGATTACTAGGAATTATTATGTCTAATGAAACTCACACTGCAAAATATATT
Coding sequences within:
- a CDS encoding FRG domain-containing protein — protein: MLPTFDYRQWYQTEINSMDELNKMLFDVDFNEDRYYRGMSNYDFVCISTLYRYFINSRNLLWSKQEVGFNTQIMLPEFDLQDYSDLSFKILDVFYDNLLTLGSKELNLNSIAYLAQHYGLPTDLIDFTLDPKVALYFACSEYPEKDCSVYMCDIYAHVKRMINACSDPGDLGFNLFNEDKTRMSPEQASAYAIKSCTTITRSPPENSVTITPIIELDEIKYSQRIRNQKGVFVYNLSTIPFDQLMYTASPETSYQGRRIYKIKGSLKKQIIRELDEKYGINKNYIYPNISEDPNLEIIREAVRLTKDRFNL
- a CDS encoding SIR2 family protein, which gives rise to MALNHQYFSLARGLATVWQGTEHFDDAKKRLIIGSIEDVGEHESPQGEHQLEKLQIAIVASDYLKSLETEDSPSWLTEDAAQLPVAYKKFMHEVAFYFHQSDSYLPAPFLASLSNYIRESKSHIATLNYDNLLYDGLKDHGVLSGFDLLIDGFTRGLGFSSHNLDRHRPRTQAWYMHLHGSPLYQGNRKLLCEERNNVQGHEKSHIVLTHVKHKPMIIDSSPILSEYWRRLPTALNEVSCVVLIGYSGEDVHLNRKILEHSREKNIHIIEYLGSGTRAERRVYWARKLPNMNITLHQPESILEFVDWFALE
- a CDS encoding SIR2 family protein; translated protein: MPTTTVHNPDQYMYDFRHLLTHNKKKIGILIGAGAPVSINIAELNNPRIPLIPDIAGLTKIVYQGLDELKEKPAFDALAAELGDTNIELILSRVRSLAEVIGQFEVHGLDATGYNQLSKKICLIIKEVVNKELPEGENPYSHLVSWINGINRDFAVEIFTTNYDLLLEEAMERARTPYFDGFSGSKSAFFDPSSISSNDLPAKWIRLWKLHGSINWLKNEKGEVVRGDCDSEGAMVYPSHIKYDQTQSAPFSSLFDRLKNFLLEPDTLLLTSGFSFADAHITAKLDECLSENRSSAIFAFQFKTLAEEIHATQAASRNPNISVYCSDGAVINGVAAPWAIGEPPSKNWNIIRNEYWTAQDNKFGLGDFVSFAKFLASSGGSLSMTPELIDEKTEGLGNE
- a CDS encoding ATP-binding protein, whose product is MNEMPTFLGTITSVSGASIYVELTPQVKSGLLIIEGKTHRIGQVGSFVRIPQGYNNLFGVISETSEQSDGDVRGKKISSRQIKVELVGEAIGPDFERGISQFPSISEDVHLVTEDDLKNIYGSYENGQITIGRLSSSDSINVSIDLDSLINKHSAILGSTGSGKSTSVASLMRSIVTSHTTEVLMPSARIVIFDLHGEYSSALNDIADVFSIGEEEGTKKLFIPYWCVAPESLIDFLCGPNSDLKNKFIDLIVREKIEFAEKNKHLNLDVEKITPYTPIPFRLKNIWYDLYYMDSMNWKEKEMINPAYSDDGEGNAEGLVAPRFCPPKTTIEGFVKKGGDNRWKKNLDAMRSKLLDNQYSFFLNPGEWTPSNDFKIEKDLPELIKDWIGGEKPITILDLSGMPSERLDLLLGSMLDILFESAIWGRNLDSGMKKIPLLLVMEEAHRYLSTDNTGLSKSMVRRIAKEGRKFGVGSMLISQRPSEIDETILSQCGTLFSLRISNAADRSRVKSAMSDSLSGIVDSLPILRTGEAIVTGEAAKLPMRFKFRIPKEDQFPNSHDPKVTDSWSKKEEKHDFKDLVSSWRSQNITNK
- a CDS encoding KTSC domain-containing protein, which translates into the protein MERQLVESSNLVSVGYDHDSSTLEIEFRRSTYQYFDVPHYIYEELMNSGSKGAFHHQNIKTAYSFAQI
- a CDS encoding SLATT domain-containing protein gives rise to the protein MSENIKKKANDDRAELEVVDAGNRSSIHELISNWLVRLADAQMAHYVQSERLYFKANISGYALITSSTIVTAMLFMNAVGAWKLLLVIMSISSATLSGVVSFSRFAEKAEQHRSAAGCYGKLRRQLEKLNTIKSSLNDNDLDKQLKILRIEWEYTSQNAPLTPYSALKKVMKLKEEQKKKLK
- a CDS encoding TnsA endonuclease N-terminal domain-containing protein; the protein is MKKSVKQPLITQTEINKMDNFNRDIKKNGYRPWVTVRGSHTHGQGHIIHSFKTNRNHHLLSRGERLPFFMFEQDSTVVDILEQYPLPIFETMKIAEELNVVHPGAYKQRKKYNNQIPAKVMTTDFVIVKRLLSGKVVLSPYSFKYSGALDITKHDIRKYQRTKQKLKIEELYWASLGLQIVFLTECDFDKTVIYNLEFFRECFDYPEYLDVGEQFKNIVLGRLQKRFLSEPKDTLRQHIDAVADDLNTSNFQVLYLFQEAVYHNDLKLDLSERIELYRPLALLNKGTSHVA
- a CDS encoding transposase produces the protein MLPNQKLISNNKNKLEWLIVEIAEDFDLVAFSDLLTVPPKRPFTKTISEVYDWLEEGSVIITHHHFPYAIQLHDEKIPPDWLEKRDSAVNALSPMIDDHELRFRYLFGDSAGILTSLIASSGRSRKFVTGSINRFFSHGGINNSLLPHYFASGSNYKLPVIHTVTGSGEVCIASKRGRHQKYGEHHRGINLSDIRNIQAFSKKIPSGDKVVLADLYLKFNMQYFRVDIKPKGRKKSDENREMVSSIHMILPMQYRVSQRAFKYHLKKFVSKLDLMRKQKGSIGSARDLAGKPGVAREGLRGPTCRYEIDSTTADLYIRYPYSNNEHLATGRPNIYLVIDTYSGMIVGLHVGFDAPKWHGAAQALFNAMTDKVEFCAKYGVDITPEEWPCNHPCREVTFDRGGENTDKHIESMIKINTGITAGNFNAYHRGDAKGTVEKTFDTVQTQEVKYEAGKVLKIPNKDAQHASRKSVYTLDEFMHRLIKRIIYLNNYQPRIDSHNFEMSRDGVEFTSQAVYLWGVKNAVMRPSVSKDQLRYSLLPEGKASVQTKGILFQGLYYSCKKIENDDWLAKARVEKRCNIKIRYSDVSTSHIWWRNEETKELIQIDLTTRSEAYKNQQWAHVLHRVEIAKDELARIRDRSFMERASLELSLEEMEKELRSAAKARNHSEAKGIQPNMKVMKQLEAGVQKAQEYNEIVQDLSSKSNQDASEKPISKTEKRVQNLSNPNIIDY